From one Leptospira licerasiae serovar Varillal str. VAR 010 genomic stretch:
- a CDS encoding pectin acetylesterase-family hydrolase: MKIRYLVILALFSQIFCTKDKDNTQELLSTAFVLDLVTSPFTRITPEPGTFTTQVDHGATPYTYTAIFDPKCSGTEGNVNFYFFRKTVAANNKKLLINFMGGGACWDNANCFGSNTVTYFNQLNTVPDFALDLLFKGVIDQSVAANPFKDYDIIFVPYCSGDLHIGSKDKTYASGVIKHHGYDNVISVLKFVQNSYPQLDRVFVTGQSAGGYGAILNYPIIRETVTTIDSGAQVRMLSDASNAVVPTGAYTIGPAFFPLLESSWGVETNGIGSGTGFSASNLPIWVNGITTNYTTTGSPSINDFFKKVATEYPGDVLGQYTALFDGNQRFFYHTMGQINKINNSTLTYSTATTPDPYQAGKFYSIIYGDSDGSSVPDGNSSSSNDYTTCDWSKQAVSKMKDAASKTNYRYYIGPGDIHTITTYNDMYSLKSGGVKFSTWLNTLANGASPPANVQCNDSSGSCVNSNLFDSTINGNLGKATSDESYALNPKQDMYTTCGDAAGIGL, encoded by the coding sequence ATGAAAATCCGATATCTTGTAATTCTAGCTCTATTCTCTCAAATATTCTGCACTAAAGATAAAGACAATACTCAAGAACTACTTAGCACAGCGTTCGTTCTAGATTTGGTCACAAGCCCATTTACTAGGATCACTCCTGAGCCTGGAACATTTACCACTCAGGTGGATCATGGCGCAACACCTTATACTTATACGGCGATATTCGATCCGAAATGTAGCGGAACGGAAGGGAATGTGAACTTCTATTTTTTTAGAAAAACAGTCGCAGCAAATAATAAAAAACTTCTGATCAACTTTATGGGCGGAGGAGCCTGTTGGGACAATGCTAATTGTTTCGGAAGTAATACAGTTACATATTTCAATCAACTGAACACAGTCCCGGATTTTGCATTAGACCTTTTATTCAAAGGAGTAATAGACCAATCCGTAGCCGCAAATCCGTTTAAAGATTATGATATTATATTTGTACCTTATTGTAGTGGAGACCTTCACATAGGAAGTAAGGACAAAACGTATGCAAGCGGAGTAATCAAACACCACGGATACGATAATGTGATCTCCGTTCTGAAATTCGTCCAAAATTCTTATCCTCAACTGGATCGGGTCTTTGTAACGGGCCAAAGTGCGGGAGGATACGGAGCTATATTAAATTATCCGATTATTCGAGAAACTGTTACCACAATCGATTCAGGCGCTCAAGTAAGAATGTTGTCAGATGCTTCCAATGCAGTAGTGCCTACAGGAGCTTATACGATCGGACCGGCCTTTTTTCCGTTACTCGAAAGTTCTTGGGGAGTAGAAACGAATGGAATCGGAAGTGGGACCGGCTTCTCCGCTTCCAATCTTCCCATTTGGGTGAATGGGATAACTACAAATTATACTACGACGGGTTCGCCTTCTATTAACGACTTTTTCAAAAAGGTAGCTACCGAATATCCGGGCGATGTTCTCGGACAATACACTGCCCTATTTGACGGGAACCAAAGATTTTTTTATCACACAATGGGCCAGATCAACAAGATCAATAATTCAACTTTGACTTATTCGACTGCAACGACTCCGGATCCATACCAAGCAGGAAAATTTTACTCTATCATTTACGGGGATAGCGACGGTAGTTCCGTGCCGGATGGAAATTCTTCCAGCTCTAACGACTATACTACTTGCGATTGGTCCAAACAGGCAGTTTCTAAGATGAAAGATGCGGCCTCTAAGACAAATTACAGATATTATATCGGTCCGGGAGATATACATACCATCACTACTTATAACGATATGTATTCTTTAAAAAGCGGAGGCGTAAAATTTTCCACCTGGTTGAATACTTTAGCAAATGGTGCAAGTCCACCCGCAAATGTTCAATGTAACGATTCTTCCGGTTCTTGTGTGAATTCGAACCTGTTCGACAGCACGATCAACGGAAATTTAGGAAAGGCGACATCCGACGAGTCCTACGCATTAAACCCGAAACAAGATATGTATACAACCTGCGGAGATGCAGCAGGAATAGGACTTTAA
- a CDS encoding pectin acetylesterase-family hydrolase, whose protein sequence is MQAKNLSLLFLIPILFFIGCKKDEPDNTKALTGAVLAEVLYNPYERITPPANDTIIIPNTNASYQAGRQYFPKCFGNSGNTNFYFFRKSVSANNKKLLINFMGGGACWSSKNCFGKSTTTFFNFLNDVPDLFVKIAFQGILDAGNSSNPLKDYDVLFIPYCTGDLHIGSNDVTTYDDPYVASDPSAYSHRGHDNVLSVLKYIQSNYTQVTDVVVAGQSAGGYGAILNYPHIRQVFSDSTKFPSFNKMSLVADASNGAVINGFFSNIVSTQWGSGPNIPDWVVGSNYLTTGTPSIEDYISKITTEYPNDVVGQYTAAFDSTQRWFFNVMGIIDSGSPSYSDSSSYFGPGDARDVPDLPKDGSNTPSNCNWAINANTAMNGTTGSKYYFYRAPGDIHTITTSDTMYGLVSNGVNFNTWLKSIVSNVGTPTDVDCSLGSGSHPCTDKNFGANSLNDTLGRATSQDSFDAGKDLYETCFGP, encoded by the coding sequence ATGCAGGCTAAAAACCTATCTCTTCTCTTTTTAATTCCGATACTCTTTTTTATCGGATGTAAAAAAGACGAACCGGACAATACAAAAGCTCTCACAGGAGCTGTTTTAGCGGAAGTTCTTTATAATCCTTACGAAAGGATCACCCCGCCTGCCAACGATACAATAATAATCCCGAACACAAATGCCAGCTACCAAGCCGGTAGACAATATTTCCCTAAATGTTTCGGAAATTCTGGCAACACCAACTTTTATTTTTTCAGAAAATCCGTTTCTGCAAATAACAAAAAATTACTCATCAACTTTATGGGTGGAGGAGCTTGTTGGAGTAGTAAAAATTGTTTCGGAAAGAGCACCACTACATTTTTCAATTTTTTGAATGATGTGCCGGACCTTTTCGTCAAAATAGCTTTCCAAGGGATCTTAGATGCGGGAAATTCCTCTAATCCATTAAAAGATTATGATGTTCTTTTTATTCCTTATTGTACTGGAGACCTTCACATAGGCTCAAACGATGTTACGACCTACGATGATCCTTATGTTGCATCGGACCCTTCTGCCTATAGCCATAGGGGTCATGATAATGTTCTTTCCGTCTTGAAATATATCCAATCGAATTATACCCAAGTGACCGACGTGGTAGTCGCAGGACAAAGCGCCGGAGGTTACGGAGCAATATTAAATTATCCTCATATTCGCCAAGTATTCTCAGATAGCACAAAATTCCCGAGCTTCAACAAGATGAGTTTAGTGGCGGATGCTTCCAACGGAGCAGTGATTAATGGGTTCTTCTCTAATATTGTAAGTACTCAATGGGGAAGCGGACCGAATATTCCGGATTGGGTAGTTGGTTCTAATTATTTAACGACTGGGACTCCTTCTATCGAGGATTATATCAGTAAGATCACTACCGAATATCCGAACGATGTAGTAGGACAATACACTGCCGCATTTGATTCTACCCAGAGATGGTTTTTTAACGTAATGGGGATCATAGATTCTGGCTCTCCTTCTTATTCGGATTCCAGTTCTTATTTCGGACCTGGAGACGCTCGAGATGTGCCGGACCTTCCGAAAGACGGCTCCAATACCCCTTCCAATTGTAACTGGGCAATCAACGCAAATACTGCGATGAATGGTACAACTGGATCTAAATATTATTTTTATAGAGCCCCAGGAGATATTCATACGATCACTACAAGCGATACAATGTACGGGCTTGTAAGTAATGGAGTAAATTTTAATACTTGGCTAAAATCAATCGTATCCAATGTAGGAACCCCTACGGATGTGGATTGTTCTCTGGGTTCCGGCTCTCATCCTTGCACCGACAAAAATTTCGGAGCTAATTCTTTGAACGATACCCTAGGCAGGGCAACCTCCCAAGATTCATTTGATGCAGGTAAAGATCTATATGAGACCTGCTTCGGTCCTTGA
- a CDS encoding methyl-accepting chemotaxis protein has product MKWYLRLSLKLKLAILFSSVLIPFLIILALSLINSASRIKDIESIRNDRLIPLKQLKTISDHYAISIVDCVHKTRSGAFTYEEGIENLDKAMKDIKSEWNTYLQTYLVQEEIVLIEKLKPLFEEADKSVAEARALMVSKDKEGLGNFADNEMYTKIDPVAGNIEKLISVQLLISEKIYQRAETEYAFSLALFLFISAITLAYILYASIKFSIRLVQGLNRVRVSIRDADFSNPIEVEEDGLNLDELYLLSLVFRNFQTKVKEMLSSILTFSESILASAEQLSRSSEYLSENAQSESASVEQISASIEEISAGMEQVTTNAEGQYKLILSFSGEMKELDSLITKVGDSVSDSLGKISDMYSKTEAGKKTMGSLSESMIKIESSSGEMRSITAIIQEISEKVNLLALNAAIEAARAGEHGKGFAVVATEITRLAEQTDQSTKTIESLIRTSNQEIESGKNFVDSCVKVYAEILEGLSFIKISSDNIVSTMKVQQEKKATIITAVNEVDSKSEEIRTSVKEQKVAISETANAVSNISVTVQNSAANSEEIAGSATGLLNIAKSLRDTMSFLKA; this is encoded by the coding sequence ATGAAATGGTATTTACGACTAAGCTTAAAATTAAAACTAGCGATCCTGTTCTCTTCCGTACTAATTCCTTTTTTAATCATACTGGCTCTTTCTCTCATCAACTCTGCTTCTAGAATTAAGGATATAGAAAGTATCCGAAACGATAGGCTAATTCCTTTAAAACAATTAAAAACAATCTCGGATCATTATGCAATTTCGATCGTGGATTGTGTTCACAAGACAAGAAGTGGCGCCTTCACTTACGAAGAAGGTATCGAAAACTTAGACAAGGCGATGAAAGATATTAAGTCGGAATGGAATACTTACCTCCAAACATACCTGGTTCAGGAAGAAATCGTCCTTATCGAAAAATTAAAACCTCTATTTGAAGAAGCGGATAAGAGTGTAGCAGAAGCAAGAGCGCTCATGGTCTCAAAAGACAAAGAAGGTTTAGGAAACTTTGCGGATAATGAGATGTATACAAAAATAGATCCAGTAGCGGGGAATATAGAAAAGCTGATATCAGTACAGCTACTTATCTCGGAAAAGATCTACCAAAGGGCTGAGACTGAATATGCGTTTAGCCTTGCACTTTTTCTTTTTATTTCCGCGATCACACTCGCCTATATTCTGTATGCCTCCATTAAATTTTCCATCCGACTTGTGCAAGGTCTGAATCGGGTCAGGGTATCCATTCGGGATGCGGATTTTAGTAATCCGATAGAAGTAGAGGAAGACGGTTTAAATCTGGACGAACTCTACCTTCTCTCCTTAGTGTTCCGAAATTTTCAGACAAAAGTAAAGGAGATGCTTTCTTCCATCCTGACTTTTTCGGAATCTATATTAGCCTCTGCTGAACAACTTTCTAGATCCAGCGAGTATCTCTCGGAGAATGCACAAAGTGAATCCGCTTCCGTGGAACAGATCTCAGCGTCGATAGAAGAGATCAGCGCAGGAATGGAACAGGTAACTACTAACGCGGAAGGCCAATACAAACTTATTCTATCCTTTTCCGGAGAAATGAAAGAACTGGATAGTTTGATCACAAAAGTTGGGGATTCAGTTTCGGATTCATTGGGAAAAATTTCCGATATGTATTCCAAAACGGAAGCAGGTAAAAAAACGATGGGAAGCCTGTCGGAGAGTATGATAAAAATTGAATCAAGTTCCGGCGAGATGAGATCCATCACAGCAATCATTCAGGAAATTTCCGAAAAAGTAAACCTTCTCGCATTAAACGCAGCGATAGAGGCAGCCAGAGCAGGAGAACACGGAAAAGGATTTGCAGTAGTCGCAACAGAGATCACAAGACTGGCAGAACAAACGGATCAAAGTACTAAAACGATAGAAAGTCTAATTCGTACGAGTAATCAGGAAATCGAATCCGGTAAAAACTTTGTGGATAGTTGTGTGAAAGTTTATGCGGAAATTTTGGAAGGTCTTTCCTTTATCAAAATTTCTTCGGACAATATAGTTTCCACAATGAAAGTACAACAAGAGAAAAAAGCGACAATCATCACTGCGGTTAACGAAGTAGACTCTAAATCGGAAGAGATCAGGACTTCAGTTAAAGAACAAAAGGTAGCAATCTCGGAAACCGCAAATGCAGTCTCCAATATTTCAGTTACCGTCCAAAATAGCGCTGCGAACTCGGAAGAGATCGCAGGAAGTGCTACCGGGCTTTTAAATATCGCAAAAAGTTTAAGGGATACTATGAGTTTCTTAAAAGCTTAA
- the tmpT gene encoding thiopurine S-methyltransferase: MEKDFWLSRWKENNIAFHESEANPLLLKYFKELSIPKDSRIFIPLCGKTLDIAWFLSNGYRVAGAELVEMAIQQLFQELGVEPKISKLGELILYSANGIDIFVGDIFDLSKDVLGPVDAVYDRAALVALPQETRIRYSAHLAEITNKAPQLLITFEYDQSKLAGPPFSISTEEVNLHYKKMFTIKNLLNQEMAGGLKGHSAKENVWRLS; the protein is encoded by the coding sequence ATGGAAAAAGACTTTTGGCTAAGCAGATGGAAAGAAAACAATATCGCATTCCACGAAAGTGAGGCAAACCCGCTTCTTCTTAAATATTTCAAAGAACTTTCTATACCGAAGGACAGCCGTATCTTTATTCCGTTATGCGGAAAGACCTTGGATATAGCCTGGTTTCTTTCAAATGGATATAGAGTTGCCGGTGCAGAACTCGTAGAGATGGCAATCCAACAGTTATTCCAAGAATTAGGAGTGGAGCCTAAAATTTCCAAATTAGGCGAACTCATCCTATACAGTGCAAACGGGATAGATATCTTCGTCGGAGATATATTCGATCTTTCTAAAGATGTTTTGGGTCCGGTGGATGCGGTTTATGATCGGGCAGCCTTAGTCGCCCTTCCCCAAGAAACCAGAATTCGGTATTCAGCACATTTAGCCGAAATTACGAATAAAGCTCCTCAACTTCTAATTACTTTCGAATACGACCAATCCAAACTTGCAGGTCCTCCTTTTTCCATTTCAACGGAAGAAGTGAACTTACATTATAAAAAAATGTTTACTATAAAGAATCTCTTAAACCAAGAAATGGCAGGTGGACTAAAAGGGCATTCTGCAAAAGAGAATGTTTGGAGATTATCATAA
- a CDS encoding O-acetyl-ADP-ribose deacetylase yields MMMEIFVWKGDITSIQTDAVVNAANSSLSGGGGVDGAIHRVGGPKIMEESRILKIKKYPNGLPTGQCILTTGGQLPAKYVIHAVGPVWKGGDYQEASLLETCYRNILQLSSDRAFESVALPSISTGVYAYPKESAAPIAVRTILDHKDQFPRKLIFVCFDQETKDLYEKILNQSGASYKEGISFF; encoded by the coding sequence ATGATGATGGAAATTTTTGTTTGGAAAGGCGATATTACGTCCATTCAAACGGATGCGGTGGTAAACGCTGCCAATTCTTCCTTATCGGGGGGAGGCGGGGTGGATGGCGCCATCCATAGAGTGGGCGGACCAAAGATTATGGAAGAATCTAGGATATTGAAGATCAAAAAATATCCGAATGGTCTTCCTACCGGACAATGTATTCTCACCACGGGTGGTCAACTTCCTGCTAAATATGTGATCCACGCAGTGGGTCCGGTCTGGAAAGGAGGAGATTATCAAGAAGCTTCTTTATTAGAAACCTGTTATAGAAACATTCTGCAATTGTCCTCGGATCGCGCATTCGAGTCCGTAGCTCTCCCAAGTATCAGTACCGGGGTTTATGCATATCCGAAAGAATCGGCGGCCCCTATAGCTGTCAGGACGATCTTGGATCATAAGGACCAATTCCCCAGAAAGCTGATCTTTGTTTGTTTCGATCAGGAAACAAAGGACCTATATGAAAAAATCCTAAATCAATCCGGGGCAAGTTACAAAGAAGGAATTTCTTTTTTCTAA